From Pseudoalteromonas rubra, one genomic window encodes:
- a CDS encoding GIY-YIG nuclease family protein, which yields MLEYCLLDSGKLQHISESKLGHFAKCPFCLQLVVGKKGKIKRHHFAHIKHSCAQSNLELNSAGLAFFNDASLPPLNDPDLKFFISCISTKKSFNIESDKRFKSAKKRFHWQKGLNIAIEKGLVEIKEEPALYAKTAILLAIEGRLTLKDFFVCQEESITQKLHDLKKSSQPSWEALFRHHVYRLTTSSLYFLKLKLASGTCIYKIGITARDIETRLKEIEKDLSMQQVSVQNVTIEFLLPGRGGLEQYFKYKFRAYQYPIGPLTEYFHFPSMSLVCSVLSELSQLEKFGTNRRIAGTLNQRKQKKVVNRKTESTEYFLYKHKNIVEALSSGLPIRQIAREMKRSVNTVRKVKQLTDNKTPQ from the coding sequence TTGCTGGAATACTGCTTACTTGATAGTGGCAAACTGCAACACATCAGTGAAAGTAAACTTGGACACTTTGCAAAGTGTCCTTTTTGCTTACAATTAGTGGTTGGGAAAAAAGGCAAAATAAAGAGGCACCACTTTGCTCATATCAAGCACTCCTGTGCACAATCAAACCTGGAATTAAATTCGGCCGGGTTAGCCTTTTTCAACGATGCATCACTTCCACCATTAAATGATCCAGATTTAAAGTTTTTTATATCGTGTATTAGTACAAAAAAGTCATTCAATATTGAATCTGATAAGAGGTTCAAGTCTGCCAAAAAACGCTTTCACTGGCAAAAAGGGCTAAACATAGCAATTGAAAAAGGACTGGTTGAGATTAAGGAGGAGCCTGCTCTATACGCTAAGACGGCAATACTGTTGGCAATCGAAGGCAGACTTACCCTGAAAGACTTTTTTGTTTGCCAAGAGGAGTCAATTACCCAAAAATTACATGACCTCAAAAAATCATCGCAACCAAGCTGGGAAGCACTATTTAGACATCATGTGTACCGATTAACGACTAGCTCATTGTACTTCTTAAAACTAAAGCTAGCCAGTGGCACATGTATCTACAAAATAGGGATTACAGCCAGAGATATAGAGACAAGATTGAAGGAGATAGAAAAAGATCTCTCAATGCAGCAAGTGTCTGTACAAAACGTAACTATTGAATTTCTATTACCTGGCCGGGGTGGGCTTGAACAGTACTTCAAGTATAAGTTTAGAGCGTACCAGTATCCAATCGGCCCTCTAACCGAGTATTTTCACTTTCCCAGCATGAGCTTAGTATGCAGCGTTCTATCAGAGTTATCTCAGCTTGAAAAGTTTGGAACAAACAGGCGAATTGCAGGTACTTTGAATCAGCGTAAGCAAAAAAAGGTGGTCAATCGAAAGACTGAATCTACAGAATACTTTTTATATAAGCATAAAAATATTGTAGAGGCTTTATCATCTGGGCTTCCAATCAGGCAAATTGCTCGCGAAATGAAAAGATCTGTCAACACGGTTAGAAAGGTCAAACAACTTACCGATAATAAAACTCCACAGTGA
- a CDS encoding excalibur calcium-binding domain-containing protein: MYQPIFKTVLVIILISSSLSTSAKSWRGLEVVAENRCSPYNKSEQYRYPQSIENAIVKQMGGRIYGPYSGRYFESDTYTDIEHIVATTEGHDSGLCSAPAEVKLQFATDLLNLTLAAPEVNRCGARGKCGKDAAEWMPEKNRCWFASRVVAIKNKYQLTVDQAEVDALEAVLSHCQSNELVFFPAESTSASDRVTIDALDLYDDNNNGKITCKEARKHGIAPVSKDHVAYAFMNDRDQDGVVCE; encoded by the coding sequence ATGTACCAGCCTATTTTTAAAACTGTGTTAGTGATTATTTTAATATCAAGCTCATTGTCGACAAGTGCTAAATCATGGCGAGGCTTGGAAGTAGTAGCAGAAAATAGGTGCTCACCCTATAACAAGTCTGAGCAGTATCGATACCCACAAAGTATTGAAAACGCGATTGTAAAGCAGATGGGAGGTCGCATTTATGGACCTTACTCGGGTCGATATTTTGAATCTGATACTTACACTGACATTGAGCATATTGTAGCGACGACAGAAGGCCATGACAGCGGGTTATGTTCAGCCCCTGCTGAAGTCAAATTACAGTTTGCGACAGATTTACTGAACTTGACACTTGCTGCCCCTGAAGTGAATCGATGTGGTGCTAGGGGAAAGTGTGGAAAGGATGCCGCTGAGTGGATGCCAGAGAAAAACCGCTGTTGGTTTGCAAGTCGTGTTGTAGCAATAAAAAATAAATATCAACTGACAGTTGATCAAGCTGAAGTTGACGCCTTAGAAGCTGTGCTTTCTCATTGCCAAAGCAATGAGCTGGTTTTTTTCCCTGCTGAGAGTACCTCCGCGAGTGATAGAGTCACGATTGATGCGCTTGACCTTTATGACGACAATAACAATGGTAAAATAACCTGTAAAGAAGCTAGAAAGCACGGTATCGCACCCGTTTCAAAGGACCATGTTGCTTACGCATTTATGAATGATAGAGATCAGGACGGTGTTGTGTGTGAGTAG